In Gigantopelta aegis isolate Gae_Host chromosome 6, Gae_host_genome, whole genome shotgun sequence, the following are encoded in one genomic region:
- the LOC121374494 gene encoding multiple epidermal growth factor-like domains protein 6 — protein sequence MSILKRKDVVTLPNLQHNMTIVVATVCLHNLARERNDLLPGDDGSADEDGQPQHVANEEVDVGHGFLRPLHNTSSSLCTSPVRVVRRSFGATSEITNTDKVCGSCSVGYYGADCSPCQHRCKEGDCDKAEDTECPQGCLEGKRGIRCTENCNSACLDSCDCWNGDCHECEKGKYGPQCNKICDHCDDQGCDNEGYCIEDCVPGWSGDMCNIKVLDCDKCLNKNCNSSGFCLDGCMDRFWGSDCKRDCKSGCNGTICDQRTGYCFLGCVDQHYGPDCSQHCSKHCKRNPKTNKKDCNQSSGDCLWSCQRGWYLKNCTMPCNTNCVNNLCKLEDGKCKKGCKLGWFGSHCGRHCGNCSNDACDRDTGACSNGCKPGYYGEKCTVNCPDHCNSNTCDQGSGACHNGCKPGYYGGKCTVNCPDHCNDNTCDQDSGACPNGCKTGYYEEKCEKNCSTSCKNGNCESSFGKCNGCESGFHGHFCNLNCSANCREVNCIQENGACVNGCKDGYFGSNCNHPCSSNCKDSICSSDSGQCFKGCVSGWYGSLCNQSCFTCKDFRCHQLNGTCPDGCQPGSFGLKCDLKCSGNCKPREDETHYVYCEQKSGKCMNGCVPRKYGETCSKSCSKTCVGGTCYRSSGGCTNGCDTGWKGDFCDEVTTAKNCTDKVPWCQDYLNLCNDYPVHNAM from the exons ATGTCCATACTGAAGCGGAAAGACGTTGTAACGTTGCCCAAC CTACAGCACAACATGACTATTGTGGTAGCTACAGTCTGCCTCCATAACCTTGCCAGGGAGCGTAATGATCTGCTGCCTGGAGACGATGGTTCAGCTGATGAAGATGGACAACCTCAACATGTAGCCAATGAAGAGGTTGAC GTAGGACATGGCTTCCTCCGCCCTCTTCATAACACCAGTTCGTCCCTCTGTACCAGCCCTGTTAGAGTTGTCCGAAGATCGTTTGGTGCCACGtctgaaataacaaacacagaTAAAGTCT gtGGGTCTTGTAGTGTTGGATACTATGGAGCAGACTGTTCCCCATGTCAGCATCGCTGTAAAGAAGGAGACTGCGATAAGGCTGAAGACACTGAATGTCCGCAGGGCTGTCTGGAGGGAAAACGAGGGATACGTTGTACAGAAAACTGTAACTCAGCATGTTTGGATTCATGTGACTGTTGGAATGGAGACTGTCATGAATGTGAAAAAGGAAAATACGGACCACAGTGTAACAAAATATGTGATCATTGTGATGACCAAGGCTGTGATAATGAAGGATATTGTATTGAAGATTGTGTACCTGGATGGTCAGGTGATATGTGTAACATTAAGGTATTGGACTgtgataaatgtttaaataagaATTGTAACAGCTCGGGATTCTGTCttgatggatgtatggataggTTTTGGGGAAGTGACTGTAAAAGAGACTGTAAATCTGGTTGTAATGGAACAATATGTGACCAAAGAACAGGATATTGTTTTTTGGGATGTGTAGATCAACATTATGGACCAGACTGTTCTCAACATTGTAGTAAACATTGTAAACGTAACcccaagacaaacaaaaaagacTGCAATCAGTCATCTGGTGACTGTTTATGGTCATGTCAAAGAGGTTGGTACCTCAAGAACTGCACGATGCCATGCAATACAAATTGTGTTAATAATCTTTGTAAATTGGAAGATGGTAAATGTAAGAAAGGCTGTAAACTGGGTTGGTTTGGTAGTCATTGTGGTCGTCATTGTGGCAACTGCTCAAATGATGCATGTGATCGGGATACTGGTGCTTGTTCTAATGGCTGCAAACCTGGCTATTACGGAGAAAAATGCACAGTAAATTGTCCTGATCATTGTAATAGCAACACATGCGATCAAGGATCAGGGGCTTGTCATAATGGATGCAAACCTGGCTATTATGGAGGAAAATGCACGGTAAATTGTCCTGATCATTGTAATGACAACACATGTGATCAAGATTCAGGGGCTTGTCCTAATGGATGCAAAACTGGCTATTATGAAGAAAAGTGTGAAAAAAACTGCAGCACCAGTTGCAAGAATGGCAATTGTGAATCCTCATTTGGAAAGTGTAACGGATGCGAATCAGGATTTCATGGACATTTTTGTAATCTAAATTGCAGTGCTAATTGTAGAGAGGTGAACTGTATACAAGAAAATGGCGCATGTGTTAATGGTTGCAAAGATGGATATTTTGGAAGTAACTGTAATCATCCATGCAGCAGTAATTGTAAGGACTCAATCTGCAGCTCTGATTCTGGACAATGTTTTAAAGGGTGTGTGTCTGGATGGTATGGTAGTCTGTGCAACCAATCATGTTTCACGTGTAAAGATTTCAGATGTCACCAACTTAATGGGACATGCCCGGACGGATGCCAGCCAGGTTCATTCGGCTTGAAATGTGACCTGAAATGCAGTGGAAACTGTAAGCCTCGGGAAGACGAAACTCATTACGTCTACTGTGAACAGAAAAGCGGAAAGTGCATGAATGGATGTGTGCCAAGAAAATATGGTGAAACCTGCAGCAAGTCCTGCAGTAAGACGTGTGTTGGTGGTACATGCTACCGTTCATCGGGGGGCTGTACCAATGGATGTGATACTGGTTGGAAAGGAGACTTCTGTGATGAAG ttaccACTGCGAAGAACTGTACAGACAAAGTACCATGGTGTCAAGATTATTTAAACCTTTGTAATGACTATCCTGTACATAACGCAATGTGA